In Cellvibrio polysaccharolyticus, a genomic segment contains:
- the rseP gene encoding RIP metalloprotease RseP, with the protein MAVIETILWFLVALIVLVAVHEFGHFYVARLCGVKVLRFSIGFGKVLLKRVDRHGTEFAFAAIPLGGYVRMLDERDGNVAPEDLPHTFNRKNLWQRSAVIIAGPLANFILALLLFWGLFLGGQRDAAPVIGSIAPGSPAAYAGLDVGQEIIEIDGEATPTRQAVYQQLLRRLGESGVMRFTSRYPESEFLYHSEARLDGWLRGETDPDPLEGIGLSFYIPEVEAVAVEVLPDSAAERAGIKAGDRILHADGERVNNGQAWIDLVKERAGKTFPVEVERNGQVSILAITPESIEDGGVSYGRVGMTLKQASWPEEMLRDYHYSIPGALVASAEKTWDTTGFVFLSIKKLLVGEISAKNLSGPVSIAKVAGSSAQSGWKNFIAFLALLSIFLGVFNLLPIPMLDGGHLLFFLIEAIKGSPVSEKTQLAGYQVGLFLVIGLSLVALYNDIMRL; encoded by the coding sequence GTGGCCGTCATTGAAACGATTTTATGGTTTTTGGTAGCGCTGATTGTATTGGTAGCGGTGCATGAATTTGGCCATTTTTATGTGGCGCGACTTTGCGGTGTTAAAGTGCTGCGCTTTTCCATCGGTTTTGGCAAGGTTTTGTTAAAACGGGTGGATCGCCACGGAACCGAGTTTGCATTTGCCGCCATCCCGCTGGGCGGTTATGTGCGCATGCTGGATGAGCGCGATGGCAATGTAGCGCCTGAAGATCTTCCGCACACCTTTAATCGTAAAAATTTATGGCAGCGTTCAGCAGTTATTATTGCCGGTCCGCTGGCCAATTTTATTTTGGCGTTACTACTGTTCTGGGGCTTGTTTCTGGGTGGTCAGCGAGATGCTGCGCCGGTTATTGGTTCCATCGCTCCCGGCTCTCCTGCAGCTTACGCAGGGTTGGATGTAGGGCAGGAAATCATTGAGATTGATGGTGAAGCGACGCCGACCCGTCAGGCGGTATATCAGCAATTACTGCGCCGTCTCGGTGAATCGGGTGTGATGCGGTTTACTTCACGCTACCCCGAGTCGGAGTTTCTTTATCATTCCGAAGCGCGTCTGGATGGATGGTTGCGTGGCGAGACAGATCCTGATCCGCTGGAAGGCATCGGTTTGTCGTTTTATATCCCTGAAGTCGAGGCAGTAGCGGTTGAGGTATTGCCCGATAGCGCTGCCGAGCGTGCCGGTATCAAGGCGGGTGACCGTATCCTGCATGCGGACGGTGAGCGGGTCAACAATGGCCAGGCATGGATTGATCTGGTAAAAGAGCGTGCCGGAAAAACCTTCCCGGTGGAGGTTGAGCGTAACGGGCAAGTCAGTATTCTTGCAATTACTCCGGAATCTATTGAAGACGGCGGTGTCAGTTATGGTCGGGTTGGCATGACGCTGAAACAGGCATCCTGGCCCGAAGAAATGTTAAGAGATTACCATTACTCGATTCCGGGCGCGCTGGTTGCCAGCGCTGAAAAAACCTGGGATACCACCGGTTTTGTATTTTTATCGATCAAAAAATTGCTGGTTGGGGAAATTTCTGCCAAAAACTTGAGTGGGCCTGTCAGCATTGCTAAGGTGGCGGGCTCATCGGCACAGAGCGGTTGGAAAAACTTTATCGCCTTTCTGGCGCTCCTCAGCATTTTCCTGGGGGTTTTCAATCTTTTGCCGATACCTATGCTGGACGGCGGGCACTTGTTGTTTTTTTTGATCGAGGCGATAAAAGGCAGCCCGGTATCAGAAAAGACACAGTTGGCCGGTTATCAGGTAGGTTTGTTTTTGGTGATCGGGCTGAGTTTAGTGGCACTCTATAACGATATTATGCGGCTGTAG
- the bamA gene encoding outer membrane protein assembly factor BamA, giving the protein MKRVSKRFFCGLGLLMVTLTGQAQSDSFRVSDIRVEGLQRVSAGSVFSALPIRVGDVLTQADIQSATRELFKVGYFADVSIGRDGDVLVLVIKERPAINAIELKGNKVIKSESLLDSLKQNDLAEGQIFQRATLEGITQALQREYIGQGRYGASVKIDVEDLPRNQVKVKIDITEGTVARIKKINVVGNQAFNDAELTDLFELKSSGWLSWISGNDKYSREKLKGDLERLESWYLDRGYLNFKVNSTQVSLSPDKSQIFITANVSEGEIYKVSEVELAGDPAIDEEIVRRLIMVRPEQNFSQILMTTSSEYITQRLGNEGYTFAKVEGIPERNDEDKTVKITFFIDPGKRAYVNRINFRGNTKTIDEVLRREMRQMEGGSASTAQIEHSKVRLERLGFFKDVKVDTVEVPGTTDQVDVDFTVEEQPSGSMNLQIGYAQYSGMLFSAGITQNNWFGTGKQVGFNLSHSRFQTGYNFTYNDPYFTVDGVSRGFNLYYQSSDYYYANISGYSTDVYGGKMTFGYPISDIERIGFDIGLRSLEVKPNQNASQEIQRSPAFIDGARYIDQDQFAYINESLNSGIDFPAGSIELGTVTEDMFGEPGFLDVYGKTFNDVQAGIYWAKSTLNRGILANRGASQRLSFEVSLPGGDLEYYKFDYTAQMFQPLTRSLTLRLHTRLGYADAYGDMDELPFFENFYAGGFGSVRGFERNTLGPRISPLRSASPVQASWDDVNGDGIVQSNERGTQVFLLCNDPSAPLPAGAICDPGQIVAVENQQVYTGRTRGAFGGNVLIQGGAEVLFPLPFIKDQRMLQTTFFVDAGNVFDTNCGARQPNCYDVDLSKIVMSSGFGLTWISGFGPMTFSISRPIRKGDLDRDEFFQFSLGQTF; this is encoded by the coding sequence ATGAAGCGAGTTTCGAAGCGTTTTTTCTGCGGTCTTGGCCTGTTGATGGTTACCCTGACCGGACAGGCTCAATCTGACAGTTTTCGGGTCAGTGACATTCGGGTTGAGGGGCTTCAGCGGGTTTCTGCCGGTAGCGTATTCAGTGCTTTACCTATTCGTGTTGGCGATGTGCTGACGCAAGCTGACATTCAGTCAGCAACCCGCGAACTGTTTAAAGTCGGGTATTTTGCTGATGTTTCTATCGGTCGTGATGGCGATGTGCTGGTGCTGGTGATTAAAGAGCGCCCGGCGATTAACGCGATTGAACTGAAAGGTAACAAGGTTATCAAGTCGGAAAGTCTGCTCGACAGCTTGAAGCAGAACGACCTCGCCGAAGGGCAAATTTTCCAGCGTGCTACCCTCGAAGGTATCACCCAGGCGCTGCAACGCGAATATATTGGGCAGGGTCGCTATGGCGCCAGCGTCAAAATTGACGTTGAAGACCTGCCGCGTAACCAGGTCAAGGTAAAAATTGACATTACCGAAGGCACGGTTGCCCGCATCAAAAAAATCAACGTGGTTGGTAATCAGGCGTTTAACGATGCCGAGCTGACCGACCTGTTCGAATTGAAATCTTCCGGCTGGTTGTCATGGATCAGCGGTAATGACAAATACTCCCGCGAAAAACTGAAAGGTGATCTGGAGCGTCTGGAGTCCTGGTACCTTGACCGTGGTTACCTTAATTTCAAAGTTAACTCCACTCAGGTTTCGCTGAGCCCGGATAAATCGCAGATTTTTATTACCGCCAACGTTAGCGAAGGCGAGATCTATAAAGTCAGCGAAGTGGAGTTGGCTGGGGATCCGGCGATTGACGAGGAAATTGTTCGTCGTTTGATTATGGTTCGCCCGGAGCAAAACTTCTCCCAGATTTTGATGACAACGTCATCCGAGTACATTACCCAGCGCCTGGGCAATGAAGGTTATACCTTCGCTAAAGTAGAAGGTATTCCGGAGCGGAATGATGAAGACAAAACGGTAAAAATTACTTTCTTCATCGATCCGGGCAAGCGTGCTTACGTTAACCGTATCAATTTCCGCGGCAACACCAAAACCATCGACGAAGTATTACGCCGTGAAATGCGTCAGATGGAAGGTGGTTCTGCGTCTACAGCACAAATTGAGCACTCCAAGGTTCGTCTGGAGCGTCTTGGCTTCTTCAAAGACGTTAAGGTTGATACCGTAGAAGTGCCGGGCACCACCGATCAGGTGGATGTTGATTTTACCGTTGAAGAGCAGCCTTCAGGCAGCATGAACCTGCAAATCGGTTATGCGCAATATTCCGGTATGTTGTTTTCTGCGGGTATTACTCAGAATAACTGGTTCGGTACCGGTAAGCAGGTGGGCTTTAACTTGAGCCACAGCCGCTTCCAGACCGGTTACAACTTTACCTACAACGACCCCTATTTCACCGTTGATGGTGTAAGCCGCGGCTTTAACCTCTATTACCAGAGCAGTGACTACTACTACGCCAACATCTCTGGCTATAGCACCGATGTATACGGCGGCAAGATGACATTTGGTTATCCGATCTCTGATATCGAGCGGATTGGTTTTGATATCGGTTTGCGTAGCCTTGAAGTTAAACCTAACCAAAATGCTTCTCAGGAAATTCAGCGTTCGCCAGCTTTCATTGATGGTGCCCGTTACATCGACCAGGATCAATTTGCTTACATAAATGAGTCGTTAAATTCTGGAATCGACTTTCCTGCGGGAAGCATAGAGCTTGGAACAGTAACCGAGGATATGTTCGGCGAGCCAGGCTTCCTTGATGTTTATGGTAAAACTTTCAATGATGTGCAGGCTGGTATTTACTGGGCCAAATCGACCCTCAATCGCGGTATTCTGGCAAACCGTGGTGCGTCCCAGCGCTTGTCATTTGAGGTCTCGTTACCGGGGGGGGATCTTGAGTATTACAAGTTTGATTACACTGCCCAAATGTTCCAGCCGCTAACTCGCTCTCTGACCTTGCGTTTGCACACCCGTCTTGGTTATGCAGACGCTTACGGTGATATGGACGAGTTGCCGTTCTTTGAAAATTTCTATGCCGGTGGATTTGGGTCGGTGCGTGGTTTTGAGCGTAATACCTTGGGGCCTCGTATCTCCCCATTGAGATCTGCATCTCCAGTGCAAGCTTCATGGGATGATGTTAACGGGGACGGTATTGTCCAGAGTAATGAGCGCGGCACCCAGGTTTTCCTGTTGTGTAACGATCCGAGTGCGCCACTGCCCGCCGGTGCTATTTGTGATCCGGGGCAAATCGTAGCGGTCGAGAACCAGCAAGTCTACACCGGCAGAACGCGTGGCGCCTTCGGTGGTAACGTATTGATTCAAGGTGGCGCCGAAGTGTTATTCCCGCTGCCATTCATCAAAGATCAGCGTATGCTGCAAACCACTTTCTTTGTCGATGCTGGTAATGTTTTTGATACAAACTGTGGCGCTCGCCAGCCGAATTGCTATGATGTCGATCTGTCAAAAATCGTGATGTCATCCGGCTTCGGATTGACCTGGATTTCAGGGTTCGGTCCGATGACGTTCAGCATTTCTCGCCCGATCAGGAAAGGCGATCTCGACAGAGATGAGTTCTTCCAGTTCTCACTGGGTCAGACTTTTTAA
- a CDS encoding OmpH family outer membrane protein codes for MTAIQKIFAAVLLCVFSAASLAQGKVVIVDIQAAMLSTEVAQKELAKLDKNPEFASLKAKLDGLVADMKKLQASAEKDGLTWSADQQAEHRKKVEYVRADYELVGKKLQAEQQAVMQKVLQDLSAKTRTVLEQLIASDNIGLVLNSQAAIHATPAYDITPKLTELLNKAK; via the coding sequence GTGACTGCGATACAAAAAATCTTTGCTGCTGTGCTGTTGTGTGTATTCTCAGCAGCAAGTCTGGCACAGGGCAAGGTGGTGATTGTTGATATTCAGGCGGCTATGCTGAGCACTGAAGTGGCTCAAAAAGAGCTGGCAAAACTGGACAAAAACCCGGAATTTGCCTCGCTCAAAGCCAAGCTTGATGGCCTGGTTGCAGACATGAAAAAACTGCAAGCCTCTGCTGAAAAAGACGGCCTCACCTGGTCTGCTGATCAGCAAGCCGAACACCGTAAGAAAGTAGAATATGTTCGTGCTGACTACGAGCTGGTTGGTAAAAAACTGCAGGCTGAGCAACAAGCGGTTATGCAAAAAGTGCTGCAAGACCTGAGCGCCAAAACCCGCACCGTACTGGAGCAACTGATCGCTTCTGACAATATTGGTTTGGTGTTGAACAGTCAGGCTGCTATTCATGCAACCCCGGCTTACGACATCACCCCGAAGTTGACCGAACTGTTGAACAAAGCCAAGTAA
- the lpxD gene encoding UDP-3-O-(3-hydroxymyristoyl)glucosamine N-acyltransferase, which translates to MTRTYSLAHLAQHLGAELVGDPDLVIEGIANLLTADSRQISFLSNATYQKYLAETRAGAVIIAPDLAETFAGNKLVIANPYLAYAKLTKLFSRPSSLQGIHPSAVIGEQVELGEGVAVGPNAVIGNRCVIGEGTIIGPGTVIGDDCKVGKFTRFAANVTLYEDVIVGDECLIHSSAVIGADGFGFARASDKSWVKIYQLGRVVIGNRVEIGATSTVDRGALDDTIIGDGVKIDNIVHTAHNVRMGKNIAIAAMTGISGSVDIGDNSTLSGGVGVVGHISIANDVHITGMSMVSATITEPGSYSSGTVLAPTREWRKNAVRFRQLDSLANRIRSLEKALQKHDLS; encoded by the coding sequence TTGACCAGAACCTATTCTCTGGCCCATCTGGCTCAGCACCTCGGTGCTGAGCTGGTTGGTGATCCGGATCTTGTTATTGAAGGCATTGCCAATTTGCTCACTGCCGACTCCCGGCAAATCAGCTTTCTTTCCAATGCTACCTATCAAAAATACCTCGCAGAAACCCGTGCCGGTGCAGTGATTATTGCTCCTGACCTTGCGGAAACGTTTGCTGGTAACAAATTGGTGATTGCCAACCCTTATCTGGCTTATGCAAAGCTCACTAAACTCTTCAGTCGTCCATCTTCCTTGCAAGGCATTCATCCTTCCGCGGTGATTGGCGAGCAGGTTGAGTTGGGTGAAGGCGTTGCTGTGGGTCCTAATGCCGTGATTGGTAATCGCTGTGTTATTGGTGAAGGCACCATTATTGGTCCCGGAACGGTAATTGGCGATGATTGCAAAGTGGGCAAATTTACCCGGTTTGCCGCCAATGTAACGCTTTATGAAGACGTGATTGTTGGCGATGAATGCCTTATTCACAGCTCGGCAGTGATTGGTGCGGACGGCTTCGGCTTTGCGCGCGCCAGTGACAAATCCTGGGTGAAAATTTATCAGCTGGGCCGTGTGGTCATTGGTAATCGCGTTGAAATAGGTGCAACCTCCACGGTTGACCGGGGCGCGCTTGATGATACGATCATTGGTGATGGCGTAAAAATCGACAATATCGTCCATACCGCGCACAATGTACGCATGGGCAAAAACATTGCTATTGCGGCTATGACCGGAATTTCCGGCAGCGTGGACATTGGTGATAACTCCACCTTGTCGGGCGGTGTCGGGGTGGTTGGTCATATAAGTATCGCTAACGATGTACACATTACCGGAATGAGTATGGTAAGTGCGACAATTACCGAACCTGGCTCATATTCTTCAGGAACAGTACTTGCGCCTACGCGCGAGTGGCGTAAGAATGCGGTCCGCTTCAGACAGCTCGATTCTCTTGCTAATAGAATTCGCTCGCTCGAAAAAGCATTACAAAAACACGATTTATCGTAA
- the fabZ gene encoding 3-hydroxyacyl-ACP dehydratase FabZ yields the protein MMDVNEIRKYLPHRYPFLLIDRVVEIVDGESIIAYKNITVNEEVFNGHFPQAPVFPGVMIIEAMAQASGILGFKSMNKTPDDGSIYLFAGIDDVRFKRQVVPGDRLQLESRVISSKRGIWKFECKATVDGVLAASATILCADRKI from the coding sequence ATGATGGATGTCAATGAAATCCGTAAATATCTTCCTCATCGTTATCCATTTTTGTTGATAGACAGGGTTGTTGAGATAGTTGACGGCGAATCAATTATTGCTTACAAAAACATTACTGTTAATGAAGAAGTTTTCAATGGCCACTTCCCGCAGGCACCGGTATTTCCAGGTGTGATGATCATTGAAGCGATGGCTCAGGCCTCCGGTATTCTCGGCTTTAAAAGCATGAACAAAACACCGGATGATGGCTCTATCTATTTATTTGCCGGCATTGATGATGTGCGCTTCAAGCGTCAGGTTGTGCCGGGTGATCGTTTGCAGCTGGAGTCGCGTGTGATCTCCAGCAAGCGTGGTATCTGGAAGTTTGAGTGCAAGGCGACGGTTGATGGTGTTTTAGCCGCCTCCGCTACTATTTTGTGTGCTGATCGCAAAATCTGA
- the lpxA gene encoding acyl-ACP--UDP-N-acetylglucosamine O-acyltransferase, producing MIDPQAIIHPDAKLAPDVQVGPWTTIGPGVEIGAGTIISSHVVLKGPTVIGKNNRILQFSSVGEDTPDLKYKGEPTRLVIGDNNIIREGVTIHRGTIQDRHETTIGNDNLLMAYVHVGHDSVIGNHCILVNNTALAGHVHIGDWAILSGFTLVHQFCRIGAHSFSGMGTAIGKDVPAYVMVNGSPAEAKNINAEGLRRRGFEKEDIAQLTRAYKLIYRRGLTLEEALKELRDMATGCQPLNALIESLESSTRGIVR from the coding sequence TTGATTGATCCTCAGGCAATTATTCATCCAGATGCCAAATTGGCTCCTGATGTACAAGTAGGGCCATGGACGACCATTGGCCCCGGCGTGGAAATTGGTGCCGGTACGATTATTTCTTCCCATGTGGTGCTGAAAGGCCCAACGGTAATTGGTAAAAATAACCGTATTTTGCAGTTCTCCTCGGTAGGAGAAGATACGCCTGACCTGAAATATAAAGGCGAACCCACCCGCCTGGTGATTGGCGACAACAATATTATTCGGGAAGGCGTCACTATTCACCGCGGCACCATTCAGGATCGCCACGAAACCACAATTGGTAACGACAACCTTTTGATGGCCTACGTACACGTTGGCCACGACAGCGTGATTGGTAACCACTGTATTCTGGTTAACAACACCGCTTTGGCTGGTCATGTGCATATTGGTGACTGGGCTATTCTTTCGGGCTTCACCCTGGTGCATCAATTTTGCCGCATTGGCGCTCACAGCTTCAGCGGTATGGGAACGGCGATTGGCAAGGATGTTCCGGCCTACGTGATGGTTAACGGTAGCCCGGCAGAGGCTAAAAATATCAATGCTGAAGGCCTTCGTCGTCGCGGTTTTGAAAAAGAAGACATCGCACAGCTGACCCGTGCTTACAAACTGATTTATCGCCGTGGTTTAACGCTGGAAGAAGCCTTGAAGGAATTGCGCGATATGGCAACCGGTTGCCAGCCGCTTAATGCTCTTATTGAATCTCTGGAATCATCGACCCGCGGTATTGTCCGCTGA
- the lpxB gene encoding lipid-A-disaccharide synthase: MTARLRIGIVVGEASGDILGAALMNSLRKRFPDAEFCGIGGPRMLALGFESFFPQDRLAVMGLVEPLKRLPELLRIRRFLIEHFIENPPAVFIGVDSPDFNLTIEEKLKAAGIATVHYVSPSVWAWRQKRIVKIARSVDLMLTLLPFEAEFYQKNHVPVEFVGHHLADEIPLDIDQKAAREQFHIPENARVIALLPGSRHNEVEMLGDLFLQTASLCFKRDPSLRFIIPAANPDRYRQLHLLLDDYAELPIQLVQGQSQQVMIAADALLIASGTTALEAMLLKRPMVIAYRLAWMSWAILSRMIKTPFVGLPNLLAGRLMVPELLQDNATPEKMTNALMHYFDFPEQAETLKLEFYRMHEQLRRDASERAADAVAALVRARQPIAEIEHA; the protein is encoded by the coding sequence GTGACGGCTCGTTTGCGCATTGGTATCGTAGTAGGGGAGGCCTCGGGAGACATTCTCGGCGCCGCTTTGATGAACAGCTTGCGTAAACGCTTTCCCGATGCCGAGTTTTGTGGCATTGGTGGTCCGCGTATGTTGGCGCTGGGTTTTGAATCGTTTTTCCCGCAGGATCGCCTGGCGGTAATGGGCCTGGTTGAGCCGCTCAAACGCTTGCCGGAACTGCTGCGTATCCGTCGTTTTCTGATTGAGCACTTCATCGAAAATCCACCGGCGGTATTTATCGGCGTGGACTCTCCCGATTTTAATCTCACTATCGAAGAAAAGCTCAAAGCGGCAGGCATTGCCACGGTGCATTATGTCAGCCCATCGGTTTGGGCCTGGCGACAAAAACGCATCGTAAAAATTGCCCGCAGTGTGGATTTGATGCTGACGCTGCTGCCGTTTGAAGCCGAGTTTTATCAAAAAAACCATGTTCCCGTTGAGTTTGTGGGTCATCATCTGGCGGATGAAATCCCCCTCGATATTGACCAGAAAGCTGCCCGCGAACAGTTTCACATCCCCGAAAATGCCAGGGTAATTGCCTTGTTACCAGGCAGCCGGCATAACGAAGTGGAGATGCTTGGAGACCTGTTTTTGCAAACGGCTTCGCTGTGCTTCAAGCGTGACCCGTCGCTGCGATTTATTATTCCCGCTGCCAACCCGGATCGCTATCGGCAGTTACATTTATTGCTCGATGACTATGCGGAGCTGCCCATTCAACTGGTGCAGGGGCAATCGCAACAGGTAATGATTGCAGCGGATGCCTTATTAATTGCCTCGGGCACTACCGCTTTGGAGGCTATGCTGTTGAAGCGCCCCATGGTGATTGCCTACCGTCTGGCGTGGATGTCATGGGCGATTCTGTCGCGCATGATAAAAACGCCGTTTGTCGGTTTACCCAATTTGCTGGCCGGTCGGTTGATGGTTCCCGAGCTGCTGCAGGACAATGCAACACCTGAAAAAATGACCAATGCGTTGATGCATTATTTTGACTTTCCGGAGCAGGCCGAAACGCTGAAGCTGGAGTTTTACCGGATGCACGAACAACTTCGTCGCGACGCCAGTGAACGTGCCGCCGATGCGGTTGCAGCGCTGGTGCGTGCACGGCAACCCATCGCGGAGATTGAACATGCATGA